A window of the Electrophorus electricus isolate fEleEle1 chromosome 11, fEleEle1.pri, whole genome shotgun sequence genome harbors these coding sequences:
- the LOC113584207 gene encoding serine/threonine-protein kinase 32C isoform X2, with amino-acid sequence MYAMKYMNKQQCIERDEVRNVFRELEILQDIEHVFLVNLWYSFQDEEDMFMVVDLLLGGDLRYHLQQNVQFTEEAVKLYLCEMTLALDHLQSQHIIHRDIKPDNILLDEQGHAHLTDFNIATIIKDGERATALAGTKPYMAPEIFQSFVSGGTGYAFEVDWWSLGVTIFEVLRGWRPYEIHASNSVECLMQLFSTVSVQYCSSWHKDLVSLLRKLLTVNPEHRFCSLAQMQTAPYLSDVNWDAVYEKKMEPGFVPNKGRLHCDPTFELEEMILESRPLHKKKKRLAKNRSRDNSKDSQSVSSVWSQSGPSLVPVWSQSGPSPACSLQESLIRIDTLLWFTSTVLLNLCPEYKYQYKYVDLHLFLVQIYCRQHSQHSQNLLRNSHPTPGNILKQFFFLVLIYTNRRDMSRRLFSGFQLLTSAVILLIIAVLTLFTSKGRLTISSLCQLPGWVCVSKCSSADLPDTHANAASLMGCSSGSWLPTLLSPG; translated from the exons GTACTCGTTCCAGGACGAGGAGGACATGTTCATGGTGGTGGACCTCCTGCTGGGGGGGGACCTGCGTTACCACTTGCAGCAGAACGTCCAGTTCACTGAGGAGGCGGTGAAGCTCTACCTGTGCGAGATGACCCTTGCACTGGACCACCTGCAGAGCCAGCACATCATACACAG GGACATCAAGCCTGATAATATCCTGCTGGATGAACAAG GTCACGCCCACCTCACTGACTTCAACATTGCTACGATTATCAAAGACGGTGAGAGGGCGACAGCTCTGGCAGGAACCAAGCCTTATATGG CTCCGGAAATCTTCCAGTCTTTCGTGAGTGGGGGAACTGGCTATGCGTTTGAAGTAGACTGGTGGTCTCTAGGGGTGACCATTTTCGAAGTCCTGCGGGGCTGG aggccATATGAGATCCATGCAAGTAACTCAGTGGAGTGTCTAATGCAGCTCTTCAGCACGGTCAGCGTGCAGTACTGCTCTTCCTGGCACAAAGACCTCGTCTCCCTCCTGCGCAAG cTGTTGACAGTAAACCCAGAACACCGCTTCTGCAGTCTGGCTCAAATGCAGACGGCTCCTTACCTCTCAGACGTCAACTGGGACGCCGTGTACGAGAAGAAGATGGAGCCCGGATTCGTTCCAAAC AAAGGTCGTCTGCATTGCGACCCTACTTTCGAGCTGGAAGAGATGATCTTAGAGTCTCGTCCACTGCATAAGAAGAAAAAGCGTCTGGCCAAAAACAGGTCCAGAGACAACAGCAAGGATTCCCAGTCTGTGAGTAGCGTCTGGTCCCAGTCTGGTCCCAGTCTGGTCCCAGTCTGGTCCCAGTCTGGTCCCAGCCCTGCATGTTCCCTTCAAGAGTCCCTAATACGCATCGACACGTTGTTGTGGTTTACTTCTACTGTCCTTTTAAATCTATGCCCAGAATATAAATATCAGTACAAATATGTTGACCTCCATTTGTTCCTAGTGCAGATTTACTGCAGGCAACATTCTCAACATTCTCAAAATTTACTGAGAAATTCTCATCCTACCCCaggcaatattttaaaacaatttttctttttggtattgATTTACACTAATCGCAGAGACATGAGCAGACGCTTATTCTCGGGATTCCAGTTACTCACTTCAGCAGTGATCTTACTGATTATAGCAGTCCTGACATTATTTACCTCTAAAGGACGCCTTACTATTTCTAGCCTCTGCCAGCTCCCTGGGTGGGTCTGTGTTAGTAAATGTAGCTCTGCTGATCTTCCTGATACGCATGCTAATGCAGCTTCGTTAATGGGCTGCTCCTCAGGCTCTTGGTTGCCTACTCTCTTATCACCTGGATGA
- the LOC113584207 gene encoding serine/threonine-protein kinase 32C isoform X4 — translation MFMVVDLLLGGDLRYHLQQNVQFTEEAVKLYLCEMTLALDHLQSQHIIHRDIKPDNILLDEQGHAHLTDFNIATIIKDGERATALAGTKPYMAPEIFQSFVSGGTGYAFEVDWWSLGVTIFEVLRGWRPYEIHASNSVECLMQLFSTVSVQYCSSWHKDLVSLLRKLLTVNPEHRFCSLAQMQTAPYLSDVNWDAVYEKKMEPGFVPNKGRLHCDPTFELEEMILESRPLHKKKKRLAKNRSRDNSKDSQSVSSVWSQSGPSLVPVWSQSGPSPACSLQESLIRIDTLLWFTSTVLLNLCPEYKYQYKYVDLHLFLVQIYCRQHSQHSQNLLRNSHPTPGNILKQFFFLVLIYTNRRDMSRRLFSGFQLLTSAVILLIIAVLTLFTSKGRLTISSLCQLPGWVCVSKCSSADLPDTHANAASLMGCSSGSWLPTLLSPG, via the exons ATGTTCATGGTGGTGGACCTCCTGCTGGGGGGGGACCTGCGTTACCACTTGCAGCAGAACGTCCAGTTCACTGAGGAGGCGGTGAAGCTCTACCTGTGCGAGATGACCCTTGCACTGGACCACCTGCAGAGCCAGCACATCATACACAG GGACATCAAGCCTGATAATATCCTGCTGGATGAACAAG GTCACGCCCACCTCACTGACTTCAACATTGCTACGATTATCAAAGACGGTGAGAGGGCGACAGCTCTGGCAGGAACCAAGCCTTATATGG CTCCGGAAATCTTCCAGTCTTTCGTGAGTGGGGGAACTGGCTATGCGTTTGAAGTAGACTGGTGGTCTCTAGGGGTGACCATTTTCGAAGTCCTGCGGGGCTGG aggccATATGAGATCCATGCAAGTAACTCAGTGGAGTGTCTAATGCAGCTCTTCAGCACGGTCAGCGTGCAGTACTGCTCTTCCTGGCACAAAGACCTCGTCTCCCTCCTGCGCAAG cTGTTGACAGTAAACCCAGAACACCGCTTCTGCAGTCTGGCTCAAATGCAGACGGCTCCTTACCTCTCAGACGTCAACTGGGACGCCGTGTACGAGAAGAAGATGGAGCCCGGATTCGTTCCAAAC AAAGGTCGTCTGCATTGCGACCCTACTTTCGAGCTGGAAGAGATGATCTTAGAGTCTCGTCCACTGCATAAGAAGAAAAAGCGTCTGGCCAAAAACAGGTCCAGAGACAACAGCAAGGATTCCCAGTCTGTGAGTAGCGTCTGGTCCCAGTCTGGTCCCAGTCTGGTCCCAGTCTGGTCCCAGTCTGGTCCCAGCCCTGCATGTTCCCTTCAAGAGTCCCTAATACGCATCGACACGTTGTTGTGGTTTACTTCTACTGTCCTTTTAAATCTATGCCCAGAATATAAATATCAGTACAAATATGTTGACCTCCATTTGTTCCTAGTGCAGATTTACTGCAGGCAACATTCTCAACATTCTCAAAATTTACTGAGAAATTCTCATCCTACCCCaggcaatattttaaaacaatttttctttttggtattgATTTACACTAATCGCAGAGACATGAGCAGACGCTTATTCTCGGGATTCCAGTTACTCACTTCAGCAGTGATCTTACTGATTATAGCAGTCCTGACATTATTTACCTCTAAAGGACGCCTTACTATTTCTAGCCTCTGCCAGCTCCCTGGGTGGGTCTGTGTTAGTAAATGTAGCTCTGCTGATCTTCCTGATACGCATGCTAATGCAGCTTCGTTAATGGGCTGCTCCTCAGGCTCTTGGTTGCCTACTCTCTTATCACCTGGATGA